Proteins encoded in a region of the Pangasianodon hypophthalmus isolate fPanHyp1 chromosome 21, fPanHyp1.pri, whole genome shotgun sequence genome:
- the eif4g1a gene encoding eukaryotic translation initiation factor 4 gamma 1a isoform X6, with translation MNSAPQPRQFAPGPRALHQQSYYPRGSLQSNAPRVATSNPPRPVPPPHVYPSSSQMVMIPQQQLPFPPNSQGPAYFIQSGQYRAPYVHQTQQYSVASAPAGFYPGTNPDYSSTYEAALGARERRGGGGRGAVRENSRLSHHAVPLTSHRYSAGAYYPAQAQYQPSVPAAPVMMNPAQQQQAPPPQQQAPPQQQKRERKQIRIRDPNQGGRDITEEIMSGGRTTSTPTPPHSVGAEVSGSVQTNGESVTPAAAAPVVRLDDRVKSSSPVAPASTPPPRSDPTPEPKSVPDVLAAPAVPVPPGQSEDAASDPSPSSSPAPTALPAEPTTSDGVDAPVPPETTPQKKEEEQEEEEEEEPNAAPAEQPCAHVETAEPEKETEPRIEAPLPDSASNVAPTEQDTPPAAAAATTAAANGETESHEVTPTPAPIATPVSEPESVPVVNGLPQDPEELQEEKLEAEPEPEPEPEAAEVQEVDAKTSASAEEEEEEGRVEEEPVPAEETTMQAVQSVPKKKKMKKSDLNNKVVGDVLDAYKEPEEKELAPEPAPAEVQPSEPRPAASPSPEETEETWEEKEDKLDTENIEPETAKPVEQKYQYKEEHWKPINPEEKKRYDREFLLRFQFISASMHKPEGLPHITDVVLDKANKTPLRPLDPSRLMNCGPDFTPSFANLGRAPPGGGRGPPPGPRRSQQGQRKEPRKIITSMSLNDDVQLNKAEKAWKPTAKKSRADEDDPEVLKTQELFRRVRSILNKLTPQMFQQLMKQVTELTIDTEERLKGVIDLIFEKAISEPNFSVAYANMCRCLMGLKVPTSDKPGATVNFRKLLLNRCQKEFEKDKDDDEIFEQKQKELDAATEEEVRQRLKEELEEAKDQARRRSLGNIKFIGELFKLKMLTEPIMHDCIVKLLKNHDEESLECLCRLLSTIGKDLDFEKAKPRMDQYFHQMEKIIKERKTSSRIRFMLQDVLDLRRNNWVPRRGDQGPKTIDQIHKEAELEEHREQVKVQQQLLSKKDSSRGRGGRMGQPQDEGWNTVPISTKNRPIDTSRLSKITKPGALDFNNQLLAPGGKGSWGSWGKGSSGGSGAKTSTEQDTGRPATSTLNRFSALQQSGPSSTSSSSSLDSERRVPQRSSSSRERSERDRDRFDRLDRRDSREDRDRGLDRTRVAVTKRSFSRESEDRSRGGDVRRVSSMTDERERGSRDRTASRETAVKRETAPAPTPAPSKPALSEEEVEKKSTAIVEEYLHINDLKEAVQCVQELNSASVLFVFVRNAVESTLERSTIAREHMGLLLHKLISAAILPPEQYYKGLREILEVADDMAIDIPHIWLYLAEIITPMLQDGGIPMGPLFREVAKPLLPIGKAAVLLVHILNLLCKGLSHKKAGALWTDAGLNWKDFLPEDEDVNKFVTEQKVEFTLGEESEKPSKKELSAEELSKSLDRLIQDKASNQRIHDWVEANLDEKQMTSSSFVRAIMTSVCQAAIVCENPYKVDVEQITQRAKLLQKYLVDEQKELQALYALQALMVRLEQPANLLRMFFDALYDEDVIKEEAFYKWESSKDPAEQVGKGVALKSVTAFFTWLREAEEESDNS, from the exons ATGAACTCTGCACCACAACCCAGAcag TTTGCACCAGGGCCTCGTGCTTTACATCAACAG TCATATTACCCCCGGGGCAGTTTGCAGAGTAACGCCCCACGGGTGGCGACTAGTAACCCGCCACGCCCCGTCCCGCCCCCTCACGTCTACCCCTCGTCCTCGCAGATGGTGATGATCCCACAGCAGCAGCTCCCATTCCCGCCCAACTCTCAGGGCCCCGCCTACTTCATCCAGTCTGGACAG TACCGCGCGCCGTACGTCCACCAGACGCAGCAGTATTCAGTGGCCAGCGCGCCGGCAGGCTTTTACCCCGGAACCAACCCCGACTACAGCTCCACGTATG AGGCCGCTCTGGGAGCGAGGGAGAGGcgggggggtggggggagaGGCGCGGTTCGAGAGAACAGCCGTCTCTCTCATCACGCcgttcctctcacctcccaccGCTACTCCG CTGGAGCGTATTATCCCGCTCAAGCTCAGTACCAGCCTTCAGTGCCCGCCGCGCCTGTAATGATGAACCCCGCCCAGCAGCAACAGGCTCCACCCCCTCAGCAACAAGCCCCGCCCCAACAGCAAAAAAGGGAGCGCAAACAG ATTAGAATACGAGACCCTAATCAAGGAGGACGTGACATCACGGAAGAGATCATGTCTGGAGGAAGGACCACGTCTACGCCCACGCCTCCTCAT TCTGTAGGTGCCGAGGTCAGCGGTTCTGTCCAGACGAACGGTGAAAGCGTGACTCCTGCAGCTGCTGCTCCGGTGGTCCGACTCG ATGATCGCGTGAAGTCCTCGAGTCCTGTGGCTCCTGCCTCGACTCCTCCGCCTCGTTCAGACCCCACCCCCGAACCTAAATCCGTCCCGGACGTCCTCGCTGCTCCGGCGGTTCCTGTGCCTCCAGGTCAAAGCGAAGACGCTGCATCAGATCCCTCTCCATCCTCGTCTCCCGCTCCTACAGCTCTCCCCGCAGAGCCCACGACGAGCGACGGCGTGGACGCCCCCGTGCCTCCTGAAACCACGCCCcaaaagaaggaggaggagcaggaggaggaagaggaggaggagcctAACGCCGCACCCGCCGAACAGCCGTGCGCTCACGTCGAGACCGCTGAGCCAGAAAAGGAGACCGAGCCACGCATCGAAGCGCCGCTCCCTGACTCCGCCTCTAATGTGGCGCCTACCGAGCAGGACACGCCccctgcagcagcagcagccaccACCGCCGCCGCCAACGGGGAGACGGAATCTCACGAGGTCACGCCCACCCCAGCACCCATAGCCACGCCCGTTTCTGAGCCTGAGAGCGTCCCGGTGGTCAACGGCCTGCCTCAGGATCCCGAAGAGCTGCAAGAGGAGAAACTCGAGGCAGAACCCGAGCCAGAACCCGAGCCTGAGGCAGCCGAGGTTCAGGAAGTTGATGCAAAAACATCTGCTTCTgcagaagaggaggaagaggagggaagAGTGGAGGAAGAACCCGTTCCTGCCGAGGAGACGACTATGCAAG CTGTTCAGTCTGtgccaaagaagaagaagatgaagaaaagcGATCTGAATAATAAAGTGGTCGGAGACGTGTTGGACGCCTATAAAGAG ccGGAGGAGAAGGAGCTCGCTCCTGAGCCGGCTCCCGCTGAGGTCCAGCCCTCGGAGCCTCGTCCCGCCGCCTCTCCCTCCCCTGAGGAGACGGAAGAGACGTGGGAGGAAAAAGAGGACAAACTGGACACGGAGAACATCGAGCCTGAGACAGCGAAACCCGTGGAACAGAAATATCAGTATAAAGAGG AGCACTGGAAGCCCATCAATccagaggagaagaagaggtACGATCGGGAATTCCTGCTGCGCTTCCAGTTCATCAGTGCGAGCATGCACAAACCCGAGGGCCTTCCGCACATCACCGACGTCGTTCTGGACAAG GCTAATAAAACGCCGCTGCGGCCGCTGGACCCGAGCCGTCTGATGAACTGCGGGCCTGATTTCACGCCTTCCTTCGCTAATCTGGGCAGAGCGCCCCCTGGTGGAGGACGAGGACCT CCCCCAGGGCCGCGTCGGTCTCAGCAGGGTCAGCGCAAAGAGCCGCGCAAGATCATCACTAGCATGTCTCTGAACGACGACGTGCAGCTGAACAAGGCGGAGAAAGCCTGGAAGCCGACGGCGAAGAAATCCCGCGCCGACGAGGACGACCCCGAAGTGCTGAAGACCCAGGAGCTGTTCCGGAGAGTGCGCAGCATCCTGAACAAGCTGACGCCGCAGATGTTCCAGCAGCTCATGAAGCAGGTCACGGAGCTGACCATCGACACCGAGGAGAGACTCAAAGGAGTCATCGACCTCATATTCGAAAAAGCCATTTCCGAACCCAACTTCTCCGTCGCTTACGCCAACATGTGCCGCTGCCTTATGGGG CTGAAAGTGCCCACCTCGGATAAACCGGGAGCCACTGTGAATTTCCGCAAACTGCTGCTGAATCGCTGCCAGAAAGAGTTTGAGAAGGACAAGGACGATGACGAGATCTTCGAGCAGAAGCAGAAGGAGCTGGACGCTGCCACTGAG GAGGAAGTTCGCCAGAGGTTGAAAGAAGAGCTGGAGGAAGCCAAGGACCAAGCCCGCCGCCGTTCCCTCGGCAACATCAAGTTCATCGGAGAGCTGTTTAAGCTGAAGATGCTGACGGAGCCGATCATGCACGACTGCATCGTCAAGCTGCTGAAGAACCACGACGAGGAGAGTCTCGAGTGTCTCTGCAGGCTCCTGTCCACCATCGGCAAGGACCTGGACTTCGAGAAGGCCAAg cCCCGTATGGACCAATACTTCCACCAGatggagaaaataataaaagagagaaaaacgtCTTCGAGGATCCGCTTCATGCTGCAGGACGTGTTGGACCTGAGAAGA AATAACTGGGTTCCCCGGAGAGGTGACCAGGGCCCTAAAACCATCGACCAGATCCATAAAGAGGCGGAGCTGGAGGAACACCGGGAGCAGGTTAAAGTGCAGCAGCAGCTTCTGTCCAAGAAAGACTCGAGTCGAGGAAGAGGAGGCAGAATGGGTCAGCCCCAGGACGAGGGCTGGAACACGGTACCGATCAGCACCAAGAACCGGCCCATCGACACGTCCCGCCTCAGCAAGATCACCAAG CCTGGTGCTTTGGATTTCAACAATCAGCTTCTTGCCCCTGGAGGAAAAGGATCATGGGGCAGTTGGGGTAAAGGGAGCAGCGGCGGATCTGGAGCCAAAACCAGCACTGAACAGG atACAGGACGGCCGGCTACGAGCACCCTGAACCGCTTCTCGGCTCTTCAGCAGTCAGGACCTTCATCCACGTCCTCCTCATCCTCGCTGGACTCCGAGCGCAGAGTTCCTCAAAG GAGCAGCTCGAGTCGAGAGCGCAGCGAGCGAGACCGGGACCGCTTCGATCGCTTGGACCGCCGGGACAGCCGCGAGGACCGAGACCGAGGGCTGGACAGGACGCGTGTCGCCGTCACTAAACGCAGCTTCAGCAGGGAGAGCGAGGACCGGTCTCGAGGCGGAGACGTGCGCCGGGTCTCCAGCATGACGGACGAGAGGGAGCGCGGGAGCCGAGACCGAACCGCCAGCCGCGAGACAGCGG TGAAGCGTGAGACGGCGCCGGCGCCGACGCCCGCTCCGAGTAAACCCGCCCTGAGcgaggaggaggtggagaagAAATCCACCGCCATCGTGGAGGAATACCTGCACATCAACGACCTGAAG GAGGCAGTGCAGTGTGTACAGGAGCTGAACAGCGCGTCTGTGCTCTTCGTGTTCGTGCGTAACGCCGTGGAGTCGACGCTCGAGCGCAGCACCATCGCCCGCGAGCACATGGGCCTTCTGCTGCACAAACTGATCAGCGCCGCCATTTTACCTCCTGAGCAGTACTACAAAGG gcTTCGGGAGATTCTGGAGGTGGCCGATGACATGGCCATCGACATTCCTCACATCTGGCTGTATCTGGCGGAAATCATCACACCCATGCTGCAGGATGGAGGAATCCCCATGGGGCCGCTCTTCAG agaggtGGCGAAGCCGCTGCTGCCGATAGGAAAAGCTGCTGTGCTGCTGGTTCACATCCTCAACCTGCTCTGTAAAGGACTG AGTCATAAAAAAGCCGGCGCCTTGTGGACTGACGCCGGACTCAACTGGAAGGACTTCCTGCCCGAGGATGAGGACGTCAACAAGTTTGTGACGGAACAG AAAGTGGAGTTTACGCTGGGGGAGGAGTCTGAGAAGCCGAGTAAGAAGGAGCTGAGCGCAGAGGAACTGAGCAAGAGCCTCGACCGGCTGATTCAGGACAAGGCCAGCAACCAGAGGATCCACGACTGGGTGGAG GCGAATCTTGATGAGAAGCAGATGACCTCCAGCTCGTTCGTCCGAGCGATAATGACCTCCGTGTGCCAAGCGGCGATTGTCT GCGAGAACCCGTATAAGGTGGACGTGGAGCAGATTACCCAGAGGGCCAAGCTGCTGCAGAAGTACCTGGTGGACGAGCAGAAGGAGCTGCAGGCGCTCTACGCTCTCCAGGCTCTCATGGTGCGACTGGAGCAACCGGCCA atctgtTGCGGATGTTCTTCGACGCGCTGTACGACGAGGACGTGATTAAGGAGGAGGCGTTCTACAAGTGGGAGTCCAGCAAAGACCCGGCCGAGCAAGTGGGCAAAGGCGTGGCCCTCAAATCCGTCACGGCGTTCTTCACCTGGCTCCGAGAGGCCGAGGAGGAATCGGATAACAGCTAA
- the eif4g1a gene encoding eukaryotic translation initiation factor 4 gamma 1a isoform X4, producing MNKPPQPITGPPSVPHPAPSPGLTPAVYPPGQPASVVFATPPPPMNSAPQPRQFAPGPRALHQQGGFRSLQSYYPRGSLQSNAPRVATSNPPRPVPPPHVYPSSSQMVMIPQQQLPFPPNSQGPAYFIQSGQYRAPYVHQTQQYSVASAPAGFYPGTNPDYSSTYAGAYYPAQAQYQPSVPAAPVMMNPAQQQQAPPPQQQAPPQQQKRERKQIRIRDPNQGGRDITEEIMSGGRTTSTPTPPHSVGAEVSGSVQTNGESVTPAAAAPVVRLDDRVKSSSPVAPASTPPPRSDPTPEPKSVPDVLAAPAVPVPPGQSEDAASDPSPSSSPAPTALPAEPTTSDGVDAPVPPETTPQKKEEEQEEEEEEEPNAAPAEQPCAHVETAEPEKETEPRIEAPLPDSASNVAPTEQDTPPAAAAATTAAANGETESHEVTPTPAPIATPVSEPESVPVVNGLPQDPEELQEEKLEAEPEPEPEPEAAEVQEVDAKTSASAEEEEEEGRVEEEPVPAEETTMQAVQSVPKKKKMKKSDLNNKVVGDVLDAYKEPEEKELAPEPAPAEVQPSEPRPAASPSPEETEETWEEKEDKLDTENIEPETAKPVEQKYQYKEEHWKPINPEEKKRYDREFLLRFQFISASMHKPEGLPHITDVVLDKANKTPLRPLDPSRLMNCGPDFTPSFANLGRAPPGGGRGPPPGPRRSQQGQRKEPRKIITSMSLNDDVQLNKAEKAWKPTAKKSRADEDDPEVLKTQELFRRVRSILNKLTPQMFQQLMKQVTELTIDTEERLKGVIDLIFEKAISEPNFSVAYANMCRCLMGLKVPTSDKPGATVNFRKLLLNRCQKEFEKDKDDDEIFEQKQKELDAATEEEVRQRLKEELEEAKDQARRRSLGNIKFIGELFKLKMLTEPIMHDCIVKLLKNHDEESLECLCRLLSTIGKDLDFEKAKPRMDQYFHQMEKIIKERKTSSRIRFMLQDVLDLRRNNWVPRRGDQGPKTIDQIHKEAELEEHREQVKVQQQLLSKKDSSRGRGGRMGQPQDEGWNTVPISTKNRPIDTSRLSKITKPGALDFNNQLLAPGGKGSWGSWGKGSSGGSGAKTSTEQDTGRPATSTLNRFSALQQSGPSSTSSSSSLDSERRVPQRSSSSRERSERDRDRFDRLDRRDSREDRDRGLDRTRVAVTKRSFSRESEDRSRGGDVRRVSSMTDERERGSRDRTASRETAVKRETAPAPTPAPSKPALSEEEVEKKSTAIVEEYLHINDLKEAVQCVQELNSASVLFVFVRNAVESTLERSTIAREHMGLLLHKLISAAILPPEQYYKGLREILEVADDMAIDIPHIWLYLAEIITPMLQDGGIPMGPLFREVAKPLLPIGKAAVLLVHILNLLCKGLSHKKAGALWTDAGLNWKDFLPEDEDVNKFVTEQKVEFTLGEESEKPSKKELSAEELSKSLDRLIQDKASNQRIHDWVEANLDEKQMTSSSFVRAIMTSVCQAAIVCENPYKVDVEQITQRAKLLQKYLVDEQKELQALYALQALMVRLEQPANLLRMFFDALYDEDVIKEEAFYKWESSKDPAEQVGKGVALKSVTAFFTWLREAEEESDNS from the exons ATGAATAAACCGCCTCAGCCTATCACAGGACCGCCCTCCGTCCCTCACCCCGCCCCCTCGCCAGGATTGACGCCG GCTGTTTATCCCCCTGGTCAGCCCGCCTCTGTTGTTTTTGCCACTCCACCTCCACCAATGAACTCTGCACCACAACCCAGAcag TTTGCACCAGGGCCTCGTGCTTTACATCAACAG GGTGGATTCAGGTCGctgcag TCATATTACCCCCGGGGCAGTTTGCAGAGTAACGCCCCACGGGTGGCGACTAGTAACCCGCCACGCCCCGTCCCGCCCCCTCACGTCTACCCCTCGTCCTCGCAGATGGTGATGATCCCACAGCAGCAGCTCCCATTCCCGCCCAACTCTCAGGGCCCCGCCTACTTCATCCAGTCTGGACAG TACCGCGCGCCGTACGTCCACCAGACGCAGCAGTATTCAGTGGCCAGCGCGCCGGCAGGCTTTTACCCCGGAACCAACCCCGACTACAGCTCCACGTATG CTGGAGCGTATTATCCCGCTCAAGCTCAGTACCAGCCTTCAGTGCCCGCCGCGCCTGTAATGATGAACCCCGCCCAGCAGCAACAGGCTCCACCCCCTCAGCAACAAGCCCCGCCCCAACAGCAAAAAAGGGAGCGCAAACAG ATTAGAATACGAGACCCTAATCAAGGAGGACGTGACATCACGGAAGAGATCATGTCTGGAGGAAGGACCACGTCTACGCCCACGCCTCCTCAT TCTGTAGGTGCCGAGGTCAGCGGTTCTGTCCAGACGAACGGTGAAAGCGTGACTCCTGCAGCTGCTGCTCCGGTGGTCCGACTCG ATGATCGCGTGAAGTCCTCGAGTCCTGTGGCTCCTGCCTCGACTCCTCCGCCTCGTTCAGACCCCACCCCCGAACCTAAATCCGTCCCGGACGTCCTCGCTGCTCCGGCGGTTCCTGTGCCTCCAGGTCAAAGCGAAGACGCTGCATCAGATCCCTCTCCATCCTCGTCTCCCGCTCCTACAGCTCTCCCCGCAGAGCCCACGACGAGCGACGGCGTGGACGCCCCCGTGCCTCCTGAAACCACGCCCcaaaagaaggaggaggagcaggaggaggaagaggaggaggagcctAACGCCGCACCCGCCGAACAGCCGTGCGCTCACGTCGAGACCGCTGAGCCAGAAAAGGAGACCGAGCCACGCATCGAAGCGCCGCTCCCTGACTCCGCCTCTAATGTGGCGCCTACCGAGCAGGACACGCCccctgcagcagcagcagccaccACCGCCGCCGCCAACGGGGAGACGGAATCTCACGAGGTCACGCCCACCCCAGCACCCATAGCCACGCCCGTTTCTGAGCCTGAGAGCGTCCCGGTGGTCAACGGCCTGCCTCAGGATCCCGAAGAGCTGCAAGAGGAGAAACTCGAGGCAGAACCCGAGCCAGAACCCGAGCCTGAGGCAGCCGAGGTTCAGGAAGTTGATGCAAAAACATCTGCTTCTgcagaagaggaggaagaggagggaagAGTGGAGGAAGAACCCGTTCCTGCCGAGGAGACGACTATGCAAG CTGTTCAGTCTGtgccaaagaagaagaagatgaagaaaagcGATCTGAATAATAAAGTGGTCGGAGACGTGTTGGACGCCTATAAAGAG ccGGAGGAGAAGGAGCTCGCTCCTGAGCCGGCTCCCGCTGAGGTCCAGCCCTCGGAGCCTCGTCCCGCCGCCTCTCCCTCCCCTGAGGAGACGGAAGAGACGTGGGAGGAAAAAGAGGACAAACTGGACACGGAGAACATCGAGCCTGAGACAGCGAAACCCGTGGAACAGAAATATCAGTATAAAGAGG AGCACTGGAAGCCCATCAATccagaggagaagaagaggtACGATCGGGAATTCCTGCTGCGCTTCCAGTTCATCAGTGCGAGCATGCACAAACCCGAGGGCCTTCCGCACATCACCGACGTCGTTCTGGACAAG GCTAATAAAACGCCGCTGCGGCCGCTGGACCCGAGCCGTCTGATGAACTGCGGGCCTGATTTCACGCCTTCCTTCGCTAATCTGGGCAGAGCGCCCCCTGGTGGAGGACGAGGACCT CCCCCAGGGCCGCGTCGGTCTCAGCAGGGTCAGCGCAAAGAGCCGCGCAAGATCATCACTAGCATGTCTCTGAACGACGACGTGCAGCTGAACAAGGCGGAGAAAGCCTGGAAGCCGACGGCGAAGAAATCCCGCGCCGACGAGGACGACCCCGAAGTGCTGAAGACCCAGGAGCTGTTCCGGAGAGTGCGCAGCATCCTGAACAAGCTGACGCCGCAGATGTTCCAGCAGCTCATGAAGCAGGTCACGGAGCTGACCATCGACACCGAGGAGAGACTCAAAGGAGTCATCGACCTCATATTCGAAAAAGCCATTTCCGAACCCAACTTCTCCGTCGCTTACGCCAACATGTGCCGCTGCCTTATGGGG CTGAAAGTGCCCACCTCGGATAAACCGGGAGCCACTGTGAATTTCCGCAAACTGCTGCTGAATCGCTGCCAGAAAGAGTTTGAGAAGGACAAGGACGATGACGAGATCTTCGAGCAGAAGCAGAAGGAGCTGGACGCTGCCACTGAG GAGGAAGTTCGCCAGAGGTTGAAAGAAGAGCTGGAGGAAGCCAAGGACCAAGCCCGCCGCCGTTCCCTCGGCAACATCAAGTTCATCGGAGAGCTGTTTAAGCTGAAGATGCTGACGGAGCCGATCATGCACGACTGCATCGTCAAGCTGCTGAAGAACCACGACGAGGAGAGTCTCGAGTGTCTCTGCAGGCTCCTGTCCACCATCGGCAAGGACCTGGACTTCGAGAAGGCCAAg cCCCGTATGGACCAATACTTCCACCAGatggagaaaataataaaagagagaaaaacgtCTTCGAGGATCCGCTTCATGCTGCAGGACGTGTTGGACCTGAGAAGA AATAACTGGGTTCCCCGGAGAGGTGACCAGGGCCCTAAAACCATCGACCAGATCCATAAAGAGGCGGAGCTGGAGGAACACCGGGAGCAGGTTAAAGTGCAGCAGCAGCTTCTGTCCAAGAAAGACTCGAGTCGAGGAAGAGGAGGCAGAATGGGTCAGCCCCAGGACGAGGGCTGGAACACGGTACCGATCAGCACCAAGAACCGGCCCATCGACACGTCCCGCCTCAGCAAGATCACCAAG CCTGGTGCTTTGGATTTCAACAATCAGCTTCTTGCCCCTGGAGGAAAAGGATCATGGGGCAGTTGGGGTAAAGGGAGCAGCGGCGGATCTGGAGCCAAAACCAGCACTGAACAGG atACAGGACGGCCGGCTACGAGCACCCTGAACCGCTTCTCGGCTCTTCAGCAGTCAGGACCTTCATCCACGTCCTCCTCATCCTCGCTGGACTCCGAGCGCAGAGTTCCTCAAAG GAGCAGCTCGAGTCGAGAGCGCAGCGAGCGAGACCGGGACCGCTTCGATCGCTTGGACCGCCGGGACAGCCGCGAGGACCGAGACCGAGGGCTGGACAGGACGCGTGTCGCCGTCACTAAACGCAGCTTCAGCAGGGAGAGCGAGGACCGGTCTCGAGGCGGAGACGTGCGCCGGGTCTCCAGCATGACGGACGAGAGGGAGCGCGGGAGCCGAGACCGAACCGCCAGCCGCGAGACAGCGG TGAAGCGTGAGACGGCGCCGGCGCCGACGCCCGCTCCGAGTAAACCCGCCCTGAGcgaggaggaggtggagaagAAATCCACCGCCATCGTGGAGGAATACCTGCACATCAACGACCTGAAG GAGGCAGTGCAGTGTGTACAGGAGCTGAACAGCGCGTCTGTGCTCTTCGTGTTCGTGCGTAACGCCGTGGAGTCGACGCTCGAGCGCAGCACCATCGCCCGCGAGCACATGGGCCTTCTGCTGCACAAACTGATCAGCGCCGCCATTTTACCTCCTGAGCAGTACTACAAAGG gcTTCGGGAGATTCTGGAGGTGGCCGATGACATGGCCATCGACATTCCTCACATCTGGCTGTATCTGGCGGAAATCATCACACCCATGCTGCAGGATGGAGGAATCCCCATGGGGCCGCTCTTCAG agaggtGGCGAAGCCGCTGCTGCCGATAGGAAAAGCTGCTGTGCTGCTGGTTCACATCCTCAACCTGCTCTGTAAAGGACTG AGTCATAAAAAAGCCGGCGCCTTGTGGACTGACGCCGGACTCAACTGGAAGGACTTCCTGCCCGAGGATGAGGACGTCAACAAGTTTGTGACGGAACAG AAAGTGGAGTTTACGCTGGGGGAGGAGTCTGAGAAGCCGAGTAAGAAGGAGCTGAGCGCAGAGGAACTGAGCAAGAGCCTCGACCGGCTGATTCAGGACAAGGCCAGCAACCAGAGGATCCACGACTGGGTGGAG GCGAATCTTGATGAGAAGCAGATGACCTCCAGCTCGTTCGTCCGAGCGATAATGACCTCCGTGTGCCAAGCGGCGATTGTCT GCGAGAACCCGTATAAGGTGGACGTGGAGCAGATTACCCAGAGGGCCAAGCTGCTGCAGAAGTACCTGGTGGACGAGCAGAAGGAGCTGCAGGCGCTCTACGCTCTCCAGGCTCTCATGGTGCGACTGGAGCAACCGGCCA atctgtTGCGGATGTTCTTCGACGCGCTGTACGACGAGGACGTGATTAAGGAGGAGGCGTTCTACAAGTGGGAGTCCAGCAAAGACCCGGCCGAGCAAGTGGGCAAAGGCGTGGCCCTCAAATCCGTCACGGCGTTCTTCACCTGGCTCCGAGAGGCCGAGGAGGAATCGGATAACAGCTAA